TAGTTTATTCAAACGTGTTGGCAGGTCCTTGGAACCTACAGAACTCGGTGAGCTGGTATTTCGTTACGCAGATAAGATGTTTAGCCTTAGCTATGAGATGCTAGATCTACTCAATTATCAAAAAGATGAAAATATTCGCTTTGAAGTGGGGATTGCCGCTGCACTGTCAAAGGCGCTCACTAGTCGAGTATTGCTGTCAGTCGTTCCTAGTGATGGCTCGATGCATTTGGCCTGCTATGAGGCAACGCATGAAAGCTTAATGGAGCGGCTTAGAGCTCATAAGCTGGATATGATATTGTCTGATTGCGCCGGTGAGAGTCTAAAATATCCAGAGATCCTCTCCAAACAATTAGGCGAGAGTGGTATTGCTTTTTTCTCTGCTGAGACCTATTCAAAGCCCTTTCCTGAATGTTTAGAGCAAGGCAAACTTCTTATACCTAGTCGAGGAACGTCTTTAGGGCAACAACTTGTACGTTGGTTTGATGAAAAGAATTTAAATATTAGTATATTAGGTGAGTTTGATGATGCTGCTATGATGAAAGCATTTGGTTTTTTCAAGCAGGGGATATTTGTTGCTCCGTCAATATACAAGCAAGATATTTTGGCGCACGGTATGA
The Shewanella sp. KX20019 DNA segment above includes these coding regions:
- the nhaR gene encoding transcriptional activator NhaR encodes the protein MANLNYNHLYYFWMIQKKGSVAKAAEALCLTPQTVTGQIRVLESSLKGSLFKRVGRSLEPTELGELVFRYADKMFSLSYEMLDLLNYQKDENIRFEVGIAAALSKALTSRVLLSVVPSDGSMHLACYEATHESLMERLRAHKLDMILSDCAGESLKYPEILSKQLGESGIAFFSAETYSKPFPECLEQGKLLIPSRGTSLGQQLVRWFDEKNLNISILGEFDDAAMMKAFGFFKQGIFVAPSIYKQDILAHGMTLLGETTDIKEVYHVMFAERMIQHPAVKRLLSTDFSELFAGNDVKVQQL